A region of Candidatus Neomarinimicrobiota bacterium DNA encodes the following proteins:
- a CDS encoding dihydrodipicolinate synthase family protein: MDTTHTLRKQLIRTLFPDGVPELWCPLLTHYQDDGSIDTARMARHAEYLRAWIRGYLIPGSTGDGWELDASQKAEVLTFSVRMAQASGARILVGILETDPEAMLQSIADSLAFLKQISGEESVTESLAAARVCGFTVCPPKGKSLSQEAIHAGLSQVMSRGVPIALYQLPQVTGNEVDPKSFEALASQFDNFIFFKDTSGSDRIALSGRFRDSGIFFVRGTESDYIRWLKSAGGPYDGLLLSSANTFPEQLAAIIKDSKKTTARVEAERLSTRLSDAMSQILALVQDVPSGNPFANAGKAIDHYCAFGAAARKLQGPRLHSGRYLSSEIISATGDILNRYGLMAEKGYLV, translated from the coding sequence ATGGATACAACCCACACCCTGCGGAAGCAACTGATAAGGACTCTTTTCCCGGACGGGGTTCCGGAGCTCTGGTGTCCGCTGTTGACCCACTATCAGGATGACGGCAGCATAGATACTGCGCGCATGGCCCGGCACGCGGAGTACCTGCGGGCATGGATTCGCGGGTATCTTATCCCCGGATCAACCGGGGACGGATGGGAACTTGACGCTTCACAGAAAGCGGAGGTGCTGACCTTCAGTGTACGGATGGCCCAGGCTTCCGGGGCCCGAATTCTGGTCGGTATCCTGGAAACCGACCCGGAAGCGATGCTGCAGTCGATAGCCGATTCACTGGCCTTCCTCAAGCAGATCAGCGGCGAGGAGTCGGTCACGGAGTCTCTGGCTGCAGCGCGTGTGTGCGGTTTCACGGTGTGCCCGCCGAAAGGCAAGTCGCTCTCACAAGAGGCTATCCATGCCGGACTATCGCAGGTAATGAGCAGGGGAGTCCCCATCGCGCTATATCAACTGCCACAGGTAACCGGCAACGAGGTAGATCCGAAGAGCTTTGAGGCCCTTGCATCCCAGTTTGACAATTTCATTTTCTTCAAGGATACCAGCGGTAGTGATCGCATCGCACTCTCGGGCAGGTTCCGTGATAGCGGGATTTTCTTCGTTCGGGGGACGGAAAGCGACTATATCCGATGGCTGAAAAGCGCAGGGGGACCATACGACGGTCTTCTGCTCAGCTCGGCCAACACCTTTCCCGAGCAGCTGGCAGCGATCATCAAGGATTCGAAAAAAACAACTGCCAGGGTGGAGGCTGAAAGGCTTTCTACCAGGTTGTCAGATGCTATGTCACAGATATTGGCACTGGTTCAGGACGTACCCAGCGGGAATCCTTTTGCCAATGCAGGCAAGGCCATCGACCATTATTGTGCCTTCGGGGCAGCCGCACGGAAACTGCAGGGACCGAGGCTTCACAGCGGCAGGTACCTATCATCCGAGATCATCTCGGCCACGGGCGACATTCTCAACCGCTACGGACTGATGGCTGAAAAAGGCTACCTGGTGTGA
- a CDS encoding diacylglycerol kinase family protein, producing the protein MNKTKLSQPFIICNPAAGEGLAARRWEKFRTQLREQALQFEYQLTRYPGHAAEISLALIAKGYRRIAVFGGDGTLNEVLQGLIRDDHGPPGDLQIIFLGAGSSCDFEKRFPKRLNLLERLLSDQPHTIDICKVECRDLNGSSVVRYFLNNSSVGVISLAIQKFNTARNITKLLKRFSVDAAALISGFKALMQFNELLCDINLDKEKIKGQKLSNLTVYKSPYFGGGMYFGKETKPDDGILSIAMIDAVPRLKLLGMIPSLYTGNIFSREAAHYTQCRTFELFTDQQVFVETDGEIIGYPPAKYSVIENRLSVII; encoded by the coding sequence ATGAATAAAACAAAATTGAGCCAGCCATTTATCATTTGCAACCCAGCCGCGGGTGAGGGTCTGGCTGCCCGCAGATGGGAAAAATTCAGAACTCAACTCCGAGAGCAGGCACTTCAGTTTGAATACCAACTGACCCGCTATCCCGGCCACGCTGCTGAGATCTCGTTGGCTCTCATCGCAAAGGGCTACAGACGGATCGCCGTATTCGGAGGAGACGGCACCCTCAATGAAGTCCTCCAGGGTCTCATCAGGGATGATCACGGGCCGCCAGGCGACCTTCAAATCATTTTTCTGGGTGCCGGGAGCAGTTGTGACTTCGAGAAGCGGTTCCCCAAGCGTCTGAATCTGTTGGAGAGACTGCTATCAGACCAACCACATACCATCGATATCTGCAAAGTAGAATGCCGCGATCTCAATGGATCTTCTGTGGTGAGATATTTCCTTAATAATTCCAGTGTCGGAGTTATTAGCCTCGCGATACAAAAATTCAATACCGCCCGAAATATCACCAAACTACTCAAACGCTTCAGCGTCGATGCCGCCGCCCTGATTTCCGGCTTCAAGGCCCTGATGCAGTTTAATGAACTCCTTTGCGATATCAATCTCGATAAGGAAAAAATTAAGGGCCAGAAATTGAGTAATTTGACAGTGTATAAATCACCGTACTTCGGCGGTGGAATGTACTTTGGCAAGGAGACCAAGCCCGATGATGGTATCTTAAGTATTGCCATGATCGACGCGGTTCCCCGCTTAAAACTACTTGGTATGATTCCCTCGCTATATACCGGGAATATTTTCAGCAGAGAAGCGGCTCATTATACGCAGTGCCGGACCTTCGAGCTCTTTACTGACCAGCAGGTTTTCGTAGAGACAGATGGTGAAATTATTGGTTACCCGCCAGCAAAGTACTCAGTAATCGAAAACAGACTCAGTGTGATCATAT